In Solea senegalensis isolate Sse05_10M linkage group LG6, IFAPA_SoseM_1, whole genome shotgun sequence, one genomic interval encodes:
- the gpr83 gene encoding probable G-protein coupled receptor 83 has translation MKPLCVCLSLLLCVGSSDRAAAAGAGQALNDSSLVGEGVLSPRGNFSSGQSDNRTSGLFLLDFDEGLLEDWRSLASKKSRGGESQESSVKVLLVAAYSLIIVVSLFGNTLVCHVLVKNKRSQSATSLFIMNLAVADIFITVLNTPFTLVRFVNSTWIFGRTMCHISRFVQYCSLHVSTLTLTAIALDRRQVILHPLRPRMSPAQGRVWVVIIWIMATCFSLPHAIYQKLLTFTYSKELERSLCVPDFPEPSDVYWQYIDLLTFILLYMLPLLIITASYTTVACRLWRHNAIGDTTTAQHATQRKKRRRTLAMLLLVVGVFAVCWFPLNCYVVLLSSQAIHSSNALYFCFHWLAMSSTCYNPFIYCCLNPTFRQELRLLFDMCRKRKRTVEPELHPAAICTPCHQTAWPDNNDCSRPRHDLSLQGHATSQQSQASSSQTHNLKETHVLFTARQVLTGRSDILSVEPIVAVS, from the exons atgaaacctttgtgtgtttgcttgtctTTGCTCCTGTGCGTCGGAAGCTcggacagagcagcagctgcaggcgCGGGACAGGCACTCAACGACTCCTCACTCGTGGGAGAGGGGGTGCTGTCTCCTAGGGGGAATTTCTCCAGTGGACAATCGGACAACCGGACCTCGGGTTTATTCCTCCTGGACTTTGATGAGGGGCTCCTGGAGGACTGGCGCTCTCTGGCCAGTAAGAAGAGCCGCGGGGGAGAGTCGCAGGAAAGCAGCGTGAAGGTGCTGCTGGTGGCCGCGTACTCTCTCATCATCGTGGTGTCTCTGTTCGGGAACACGTTGGTGTGCCATGTGCTGGTGAAGAACAAGCGCAGCCAGTCCGCCACCAGTCTGTTCATCATGAACCTGGCAGTGGCTGACATCTTCATCACTGTGCTCAATACACCCTTCACCCTG GTCAGATTTGTTAACAGCACCTGGATTTTTGGGAGGACAATGTGTCATATCAGCCGCTTTGTGCAGTACTGCTCTCTGCACGTCTCCACGCTCACGCTGACTGCCATTGCACTGGACCGACGACAG GTGATTTTACATCCTCTGAGACCTCGCATGTCTCCTGCCCAAGGTCGTGTTTGGGTTGTCATCATTTGGATTATGGCCACCTGCTTCTCCCTCCCACATGCGATCTACCAAAAACTCCTAACCTTTACGTACAG TAAGGAGCTGGAGCGCAGCCTATGTGTGCCAGACTTCCCAGAGCCATCAGATGTCTACTGGCAGTATATCGACCTCCTGACCTTCATATTGCTGTACATGCTGCCACTCTTGATCATCACCGCTTCCTACACCACAGTGGCTTGTCGGCTTTGGCGCCACAACGCCATCGGTGACACGACCACAGCTCAGCACGCCACCCAGAGGAAAAAGCGCCGGCGGACGTTAGCGATGCTGCTTCTGGTGGTCGGGGTGTTTGCCGTCTGTTGGTTTCCACTCAACTGCTACGTGGTGCTGCTGTCCAGCCAGGCCATTCACTCGTCCAACGCTCTGTACTTCTGCTTTCACTGGCTGGCCATGAGCTCCACCTGCTACAACCCTTTCATCTACTGCTGCCTGAATCCCACCTTTCGCCAGGAACTCCGGCTCCTCTTTGACATGTgcaggaagagaaagaggacgGTGGAACCGGAGCTTCACCCGGCAGCCATCTGCACTCCCTGCCATCAAACCGCCTGGCCCGACAACAACGACTGCTCAAGACCGAGGCATGACTTGTCACTCCAGGGTCACGCCACTTCACAGCAGAGTCAGGCCAGTTCCAGTCAGACCCACAATCTTAAAGAGACACATGTGCTGTTCACGGCCAGGCAGGTTCTGACAGGGAGAAGTGACATCCTTTCAGTGGAGCCCATCGTGGCAGTGAGCTGA